In Chitinophaga varians, the following are encoded in one genomic region:
- a CDS encoding ferritin-like domain-containing protein, protein MQPNYTRFLGPVFSRAHALGRRFIPPRQENIIGGKEGIQTFLQEPEAAIEATQIVIPPEFNGKDYVTFLLHIDAEIEHGLMIQYLYAAYSLGGPQVPEANQATVARWQETILGIAKEEMGHFVSVQNVLKLIGAPLHFERQDYPWDTPFYPFPFKLEPLTLSSLAKYVYAEAPESFLTSTDPIAQEIVRTVKADVTNPNTVGALFSVLLQLIKDPNVIGDEVFQANTYPYQAKFDEWGRGYQGGARGNVKGGSPAGSPDVLVMPLASRDDANNALNAIAEQGEDNTGATDEPSHFTRFLNIYTEMRSMTGIPFSRKLATNPYIQEDVEDPNASPSEGQTDNSDPRDPITNPTALQWGHLFNLRYRMLLNFLTHSFVLDDGLNVAGAITPRGLIINSTFGEMYNLRAIASEMVKLPLNTGKGDKLAGPPFLIPYTLELPTGELNRWRTHADLIQASGTLIDQMLANTNIGHQRYLHALKEADAKLNQIIGDMLAVNA, encoded by the coding sequence ATGCAACCGAACTACACGCGTTTTCTGGGTCCTGTATTTTCACGTGCCCATGCACTGGGCCGCAGATTTATACCTCCCCGGCAGGAGAATATCATCGGCGGAAAAGAAGGAATCCAAACTTTCCTGCAAGAACCCGAAGCAGCCATTGAAGCCACACAAATTGTTATTCCTCCGGAATTTAACGGCAAAGATTATGTTACATTCCTGTTACACATTGACGCCGAGATTGAACACGGACTGATGATCCAGTACCTGTATGCTGCCTACAGCCTTGGCGGGCCGCAGGTGCCGGAGGCGAACCAGGCCACAGTGGCCAGGTGGCAGGAAACGATTTTAGGCATTGCGAAAGAAGAAATGGGACATTTTGTGTCTGTACAGAACGTACTGAAACTGATAGGCGCGCCGCTGCACTTTGAGCGGCAGGATTATCCGTGGGACACGCCTTTTTACCCTTTTCCTTTTAAACTGGAACCGCTCACCCTCTCATCGCTGGCCAAGTACGTATATGCAGAAGCGCCGGAGTCTTTCCTGACAAGCACCGACCCGATTGCGCAGGAGATTGTCCGGACAGTGAAAGCAGACGTCACCAATCCGAATACAGTAGGCGCATTATTTTCCGTATTGCTGCAACTGATAAAGGACCCTAATGTTATCGGGGATGAAGTATTCCAGGCCAATACCTATCCCTACCAGGCAAAATTCGATGAATGGGGCCGTGGTTACCAGGGCGGCGCCAGAGGCAATGTAAAGGGCGGAAGCCCTGCCGGCAGCCCGGACGTACTGGTAATGCCCCTTGCCAGCCGGGACGATGCCAACAACGCCCTTAACGCTATTGCCGAACAGGGAGAAGACAACACCGGGGCCACCGATGAGCCATCCCACTTTACCCGTTTCCTGAATATCTATACAGAGATGCGGAGCATGACCGGTATTCCCTTTTCACGGAAACTGGCCACCAATCCGTACATCCAGGAAGATGTGGAAGACCCTAACGCCTCCCCTTCCGAAGGCCAGACTGACAACAGTGATCCCAGAGACCCCATCACCAACCCTACCGCCCTGCAGTGGGGACATTTGTTCAACCTGCGCTATCGTATGCTGTTGAATTTCCTCACCCATAGCTTTGTACTGGACGACGGCCTGAATGTGGCCGGCGCCATTACGCCGAGAGGGTTGATCATTAATTCCACCTTCGGTGAGATGTATAACCTGCGCGCTATTGCCTCCGAGATGGTGAAACTACCGCTCAACACCGGTAAAGGCGATAAACTGGCCGGGCCGCCCTTCCTCATTCCATACACACTGGAGCTGCCTACCGGTGAACTTAACCGCTGGAGGACCCATGCCGATCTGATACAGGCTTCCGGCACACTGATCGACCAGATGCTGGCAAACACCAATATTGGCCATCAACGTTACCTGCACGCGCTGAAAGAAGCGGATGCCAAACTGAATCAGATCATCGGGGACATGCTCGCTGTAAACGCTTAA
- a CDS encoding nuclear transport factor 2 family protein produces MTQIAEKVMTTQEVVTRFVELAQQEKWFDIQDELFADDVRSIEPAGSPYMEDAFGKTAVRKKADDFVSRIEAVHRVYTSAPIVTGNHIAVARETDITVRPHGRIQMNEIMLYEVKDGKIILEQFFY; encoded by the coding sequence ATGACACAGATAGCAGAAAAAGTAATGACAACACAGGAGGTGGTAACACGTTTCGTGGAACTGGCACAACAGGAAAAATGGTTTGATATACAGGATGAGTTGTTTGCGGACGATGTGCGGAGCATCGAACCGGCTGGTTCTCCCTATATGGAAGACGCTTTTGGTAAAACAGCGGTGCGTAAAAAAGCGGATGATTTCGTGAGCCGGATTGAGGCAGTACACCGGGTATATACCAGCGCGCCAATTGTAACGGGCAATCACATTGCGGTGGCCAGGGAAACGGACATCACGGTAAGACCGCATGGCAGAATTCAAATGAACGAGATCATGCTCTACGAAGTGAAAGACGGGAAGATCATTCTCGAACAGTTTTTTTATTAA